A region from the Malus domestica chromosome 07, GDT2T_hap1 genome encodes:
- the LOC103439887 gene encoding protein phosphatase 2C 57-like, which translates to MTLTSPQLQRFVLTKYHGGLYKTAAAKSSFNIRARSRSCSAIAIDTPGSSLTDVAGIRWGSTSLQGAREEMEDAVVVRSEGLDEFSFAAVFDGHAGFNSVKFLRDELYKECCAALQGGLLLRGNDFKAIREALLETFEKVDSKLLNWLESNGEKDESGSTATLMFVGNDTLVISHVGDSCVVQSCSGKAEVLTHPHRPYGSNKASLQEIKRIREEGGWISNGRICGDIAVSRAFGDMRFKTKKNEMLKKGVEERRWTEKFASRVQFNGDLVTASPDVFQVTFGTDSEFVLLASDGLWDYINSSDAVTFVRNQLRKHGDVQLACDALAEAALDQRSQDNISIVIADLGRTDWQGLPFQQQNVVYEFGQAFATVGIVSLGIWISTSLLST; encoded by the exons ATGACTTTGACAAGCCCACAGCTGCAGAGGTTCGTCCTAACCAAATACCACGGCGGCTTATACAAGACTGCCGCCGCAAAAAGCAGCTTTAACATAAGAGCAAGAAGCAGAAGCTGCTCGGCGATTGCCATCGACACGCCGGGTTCTTCCCTTACCGACGTTGCTGGAATCCGATGGGGTTCGACTAGTCTGCAGGGTGCCCGGGAGGAGATGGAAGACGCCGTCGTTGTCCGGTCTGAAGGCCTTGATGAGTTCTCATTTGCCGCCGTTTTTGACGGCCATGCAGGGTTCAACTCGGTCAAGTTCCTCAG AGATGAGCTCTACAAGGAGTGTTGTGCGGCTTTGCAGGGTGGGCTGCTACTACGTGGAAACGACTTCAAGGCCATTAGAGAGGCATTGCTGGAGACGTTCGAAAAAGTTGACTCTAAATTGTTAAATTG GCTCGAAAGCAATGGGGAGAAAGACGAATCTGGTTCGACAGCTACCCTTATGTTCGTTGGAAACGATACGCTGGTTATTTCACATGTTGGTGATTCTTGTGTG GTTCAATCTTGTTCTGGAAAGGCAGAGGTTCTTACGCATCCTCATAGACCGTACGGGAGCAACAAGGCTTCTCTTCAAGAAATCAAAAGAATCAGAGAAGAAGGTGGATGG ATCAGCAATGGAAGAATTTGTGGCGACATTGCTGTTTCTCGTGCGTTTGGTGACATGCggttcaagacaaagaaaaacgA GATGCTGAAAAAAGGAGTTGAAGAAAGGAGATGGACAGAAAAATTTGCTTCTCG AGTACAATTCAACGGAGACCTAGTTACTGCATCTCCAGACGTTTTTCAAGTAACTTTCGGGACAGATTCAGAATTTGTTCTGTTAGCATCAGATGGCTTATGGGACTACATAAACAG CTCAGATGCGGTGACTTTTGTAAGGAATCAGCTTCGAAAACACGGAGACGTTCAG cTAGCTTGCGACGCGCTTGCTGAAGCTGCTCTG GATCAACGCTCGCAAGATAACATCAGCATTGTTATTGCAGATTTAGG GCGGACAGACTGGCAAGGTTTGCCATTTCAACAACAAAATGTTGTATATGAATTCGGCCAAGCTTTTGCTACGGTTGGGATTGTGTCGCTTGGAATTTGGATCTCAACATCCTTGCTTTCGACATGA
- the LOC103439886 gene encoding uncharacterized protein — protein sequence MAFRINGFLLLQVLYLSALLIIPLSSGIVTEGFKDGMDPINLFHKNDVEIISRKLRRLHATMQDYDDTGSNPRHDPRKRTGNGRNP from the exons ATGGCTTTTAGAATCAATGGGTTTCTTCTTCTACAAGTGCTATACCTCTCAGCACTTCTCATAATTCCCTTATCTTCAG GCATTGTTACTGAAGGCTTCAAGGATGGCATGGATCCCATTAATTTGTTTCACAAG AATGACGTCGAAATCATTTCGAGGAAGCTTCGGAGGCTCCATGCAACAATGCAGGACTACGACGATACAGGATCCAACCCTAGGCACGACCCTAGAAAGAGGACCGGCAATGGCAGGAACCCATGA
- the LOC103439902 gene encoding importin subunit beta-1-like produces MEVTQVLLNAQSIDGTVRNQAEESLKQFQEQDPPTFLLSLSRELANEEKPVESRKLAGLILKNALDAKEQPRKLELIQRWLALETSAKAQIKMFLLQTLASPVADARSTTSQVIAKVAGIELPMKQWPELIGSLLSNIHQLPAHVKQATLETLGYLCEEISSDVVDQDQVNKILTAVVQGMNASEGSNDVRLAATRALYNALGFAQANFSNDMERDYIMRVVCEATLSPEVKIRQAAFECIVSISSSYYEKLAPYIQDIFSITAKAVREDQEPVALQAIEFWSSICDEEIDILENYVGEFSGDSDIPCFYFIKQAIPALVPMLLETLLKQEDDQEEDGAWNIAMAGGTCLGLVARTVGDDIVPLVMPFIEENITKPDWRQREAATYAFGSILEGPSANKLTPIVNVALTFMLSALTKDPNNHVKDTTAWTLGRIFEFLHGSTMDTPIITPANCQQIITVLLQSMKDVPNVAEKACGALYFLAQGYEDFGPSSPIAPFFHEIVQALLTVTHRPDAGESRLRTAAYEALNEVVRCSTDETAPMVLQLVPVIMIELHQTLEGQQLASDEKERQSELQGLLCGCLQVIIQKLGSSEPTKYVFMQYADQIMGLFLRVFACRSATVHEEAMLAIGALAYTSGPDFAKYLPEFYKYLEMGLQNFEEYQICAITVGVVGDICRAVEDKILPYCDGIMTQLLKDLSSNQLHRSVKPPIFSCFGDIALAIGENFDKYLMYVMPMIQSAAEMSAHTAGADDEMTEYTNSLRNGILEAYSGIFQGFKNSPKTQVLISYAPHILQFLDSIYRRKDMDEVVMKTAIGVLGDLADTLGSNAGSLIQQSQSCRDFLNECLSSEDNLIKESAEWAKMAISRAISV; encoded by the exons ATGGAAGTTACCCAGGTGCTGCTGAATGCTCAATCTATAGATGGAACTGTACGGAATCAAGCTGAAGAGAGTTTGAAACAGTTTCAGGAGCAAGATCCTCCAACGTTCTTGTTGTCTCTTTCTAGAGAGCTAGCAAATGAAGAAAAGCCTGTTGAAAGCCGTAAATTAGCAGGTCTGATACTGAAGAATGCCCTGGATGCTAAAGAACAACCTAGAAAGTTGGAGCTTATTCAAAGATGGCTTGCATTGGAAACTTCTGCAAAAGCGCAGATTAAGATGTTCTTGTTACAGACCCTCGCTTCCCCTGTAGCTGATGCTCGTTCAACTACCTCTCAAGTTATTGCAAAAGTTGCGGGCATTGAGTTGCCCATGAAACAGTGGCCGGAACTGATTGGATCACTATTGTCGAATATTCATCAGTTACCAGCACATGTAAAGCAAGCTACTTTAGAGACTCTTGGGTATTTGTGTGAGGAAATCTCTTCTGATGTCGTGGATCAAGATCAGGTTAATAAAATACTGACAGCTGTAGTTCAGGGTATGAACGCATCTGAAGGGAGCAATGATGTTAGGCTTGCTGCTACCCGAGCACTGTACAATGCTTTGGGTTTTGCTCAGGCCAATTTTAGCAATGATATGGAGCGTGATTATATTATGAGAGTTGTCTGTGAGGCAACTCTGTCCCCTGAAGTGAAGATTCGACAGGCAGCTTTTGAGTGTATAGTCTCCATTTCTTCATCTTACTACGAGAAATTAGCTCCTTACATTCAGGACATATTTAGCATCACAGCAAAAGCTGTAAGGGAAGACCAGGAACCTGTTGCTCTTCAAGCCATTGAATTCTGGAGTTCGATTTGTGATGAGGAGATCGATATATTGGAAAATTATGTGGGTGAATTTAGCGGGGATTCTGATATTCCTTGCTTTTACTTTATCAAGCAGGCAATCCCTGCCCTCGTCCCTATGCTTTTGGAGACGCTTCTTAAGCAGGAAGATGATCAGGAGGAAGATGGGGCTTGGAATATTGCTATGGCTGGGGGGACATGCCTTGGGTTGGTTGCTCGGACAGTGGGAGATGATATTGTTCCACTTGTTATGCCCTTCatcgaagaaaacataacaaaaccaGATTGGAGGCAAAGAGAAGCAGCTACTTATGCATTTGGTTCCATCTTGGAGGGTCCTTCGGCAAACAAGCTAACGCCTATTGTAAATGTTGCTTTGACGTTCATGCTCAGTGCTTTAACAAAGGACCCAAACAACCATGTGAAGGACACTACTGCTTGGACATTGGGGAGAATTTTTGAATTCCTTCATGGTTCAACTATGGATACACCCATAATTACCCCAGCAAACTGCCAACAGATCATCACAGTTCTTCTTCAGAGTATGAAAGATGTTCCAAATGTTGCTGAGAAGGCATGCGGTGCTCTCTATTTTCTGGCCCAGGGTTATGAGGATTTTGGCCCATCATCGCCCATTGCCCCTTTTTTCCACGAAATTGTACAGGCTCTACTCACTGTTACTCACAGACCAGATGCTGGGGAATCACGATTAAGGACTGCTGCATATGAAGCGTTGAATGAAGTAGTCAGGTGTTCGACTGATGAAACTGCCCCCATGGTGTTGCAACTTGTTCCTGTTATCATGATTGAACTGCATCAGACTCTTGAGGGCCAGCAGCTTGCATCTGATGAGAAAGAGAGGCAGAGTGAATTACAAGGACTTCTTTGTGGGTGCTTACAGGTCATTATTCAGAAACTAGGTTCCTCAGAGCCCACGAAATATGTGTTCATGCAATACGCAGATCAGATAATGGGACTTTTCTTGAGGGTATTTGCTTGTAGAAGTGCTACTGTCCATGAGGAAGCCATGCTTGCCATTGGGGCCCTTGCATATACAAGTGGCCCGGATTTTGCAAAATACTTGCCAGAGTTTTACAAGTATCTTGAAATGGGGCTTCAAAATTTTGAGGAGTACCAAATCTGTGCTATCACGGTTGGTGTTGTAGGGGATATTTGTAGAGCAGTGGAAGATAAGATTCTGCCTTATTGTGATGGAATTATGACCCAACTTCTCAAGGATCTGTCAAGCAACCAGTTGCACCGCTCTGTAAAGCCTCCTATATTCTCCTGCTTTGGTGATATAGCTCTTGCAATAGGAGAGAACTTTGACAAGTACTTGATGTACGTCATGCCAATGATTCAGAGTGCTGCAGAGATGTCTGCCCACACAGCAGGTGCTGATGATGAAATGACAGAGTACACCAATTCTCTTAGGAACGGAATCTTGGAGGCATATTCTGGGATTTTCCAAGGTTTCAAGAACTCCCCGAAAACGCAGGTTTTGATATCTTATGCTCCGCACATCCTGCAGTTCTTGGATAGCATATACAGGAGGAAAGACAT GGATGAAGTGGTGATGAAAACAGCCATTGGTGTCCTTGGAGATCTAGCAGATACACTGGGAAGTAATGCAGGTTCTTTGATACAGCAATCTCAATCGTGCAGAGACTTTTTAAATGAGTGCTTGTCTTCCGAAGACAATTTGATTAAAGAATCTGCAGAATGGGCCAAGATGGCCATCAGTCGTGCCATTTCAGTTTGA
- the LOC103439901 gene encoding uncharacterized protein: MAKAVVYALLATAFIFLLVMLPSKHRGPNHPHPHLGLNRRLGYMGQSPIFDPLAAKMEWYAKESGGFRGETNSRVGLSEHNNNPVMNASEVEEVHEYLGDEGKLNLTLRLNTLFPLIDQAPKDGLINSNELEDWVMKQTVERLNYRTQKEMESYDKDGDGTISFMEYLPKFSTKDLEENGMEHGEAGWWKQQFDNADADKNGLLNFNEFKDLLHPEDSNNEEIHKWLLTEKMKRMDQDNDGKLNFEEFLHNAYDNYKTYVEFERGGKNVPTPEEKFAELDVNKNKLLEVEELKPMLHYIHPGEFSYAKYYATFLMSEADDNKDGKLTLEEMLDHDYVFYSTVYDDGMNEDFDGDFHDEF, from the exons ATGGCGAAGGCAGTGGTCTACGCGCTACTTGCCACCGCCTTTATCTTTCTTCTCGTCATGCTTCCCTCCAAACACCGTGGCCCCaaccacccccacccccaccttgGCCTCAACCGACGTCTTGGCTACATGGGTCAATCCCCCATTTTTGACCCTCTGGCAGCCAAGATGGAGTGGTACGCCAAGGAAAGTGGTGGATTCAGAGGGGAAACGAATAGTCGCGTGGGGTTGTCGGAACACAACAACAATCCCGTGATGAATGCGAGTGAGGTGGAAGAAGTGCATGAATATCTCGGCGATGAGGGAAAGTTGAACCTCACGTTGAGGCTGAATACTTTGTTCCCGTTGATAGACCAGGCGCCAAAAGACGGGTTGATTAACTCTAATGAGCTCGAGGATTGGGTCATGAAACAAACCGTGGAGAGGTTGAATTATAGGACGCAGAAAGAAATGGAATCGTATGACAAAGATGGTGATGGAACAATTTCTTTCATGGAGTATCTGCCCAAGTTTTCGACTAAGGATCTAG AGGAAAACGGAATGGAGCACGGAGAAGCTGGATGGTGGAAGCAGCAATTTGATAATGCAGATGCTGATAAGAATGGATTACTTAACTTCAATGAATTTAAAGA TTTGTTGCACCCAGAAGACAGTAACAACGAAGAAATACACAAATGGCTGTTGACAGAAAAAATGAA GCGGATGGATCAGGATAACGATGGCAAACTGAATTTCGAGGAGTTTTTACACAACGCTTATGATAATTACAAGACTTACGTTGAATTTGAAAGGGGCGGGAAAAATGTACCCACACCAGAAGAGAAATTTGCAGAACTTGATGTGAACAAGAACAA ACTCTTGGAAGTGGAAGAATTGAAACCAATGCTGCATTACATTCACCCGGGAGAATTTTCCTATGCTAAATATTATGCAACCTTTCTGATGTCGGAG GCGGATGATAACAAAGATGGAAAACTAACGCTCGAGGAGATGCTCGATCATGACTATGTTTTCTACAGCACAGTATATGATGACGGCATGAACGAAGATTTTGATGGGGATTTTCACGACGAATTCTGA
- the LOC103439900 gene encoding acyl-CoA-binding domain-containing protein 1-like isoform X2, translated as MGGEWQQLLQSIILGLIFSYLLAKLIAIVISFKEDNLSLTRARAAAPAPADTNPPPLKPEPRDDQLRSADLSSAAIEAESVVAEHGSVRNESSEADSDDDWEGVESTELDELFSAATAFVAAAAVDRQKVSSDAQLKLYGLYKIATEGPCSAPQPSALKMTARAKWQAWQKLGAMPPEDAMEKYIDIVTELYPNWAAGLTVSRGGEGSASGNDSNGPMGPVFSTFVYEEESEKDLKMDAIHAFAREGEVDNLLKCIESGVSVDQKDSEGRTPLHWAVDRGHLNMTELLVSKNANVNEKDNERQTALHYAVLCDREGIAEFLVKQNADTSAKDNDGNSPCDVCESNWPWFQGAKEKSH; from the exons ATGGGCGGAGAGTGGCAGCAGCTCCTCCAATCGATAATCCTCGGCCTCATTTTCTCCTACCTCCTCGCCAAGCTCATCGCCATAGTCATCTCCTTCAAGGAAGACAATCTCAGCCTCACTCGCGCTCGAGCTGCCGCCCCCGCCCCCGCCGACACCAATCCGCCGCCGCTCAAACCCGAGCCCCGCGACGACCAGCTTCGCTCCGCCGATTTGAGCTCCGCGGCAATCGAGGCCGAATCGGTCGTCGCCGAGCACGGCAGCGTCAGGAACGAGAGCAGCGAAGCTGACAGTGACGATGACTGGGAAGGCGTGGAGAGTACGGAATTGGACGAGCTGTTCAGCGCGGCGACGGCGTTTGTCGCGGCGGCTGCGGTGGATCGGCAGAAGGTGTCGAGTGATGCGCAGTTGAAGCTTTATGGGCTTTACAAGATTGCTACTGAGGGACCCTGCAGCGCCCCGCAGCCATCTGCTTTGAAAATGACTGCTCGCGCCAAATG GCAAGCTTGGCAGAAATTGGGTGCTATGCCTCCTGAAGATGCTATGGAGAAGTACATTGATATTGTCACAGAGCTTTATCCTAATTGGGCAGCAGGTTTGACTGTG AGCAGAGGTGGAGAAGGTAGTGCATCTGGTAATGATTCTAATGGACCAATGGGACCGGTTTTCAGCACCTTTGTTTACGAGGAAGAATCTGAAAAGGATTT AAAGATGGATGCTATTCATGCCTTTGCCAGAGAAGGAGAAGTGGATAATTTGCTTAAATGCATTGAAAGTGGCGTTTCAGTGGATCAGAAAG ATAGTGAGGGAAGGACCCCATTGCATTGGGCTGTGGATCGTGGTCACCTGAACATGACAGAGCTGCTAGTTAGCAAGAATGCCAATGTTAATGAAAAG GACAATGAGAGGCAAACCGCATTGCATTACGCTGTTTTGTGTGACAGAGAAGGCATTGCTGAATTTCTTGTGAAGCAAAATGCAGACACAAGTGCAAAGGACAACGATGGCAACTCTCCCTGTGATGTCTGTGAGTCAAACTGGCCTTGGTTTCAGGGTGCAAAGGAGAAGAGTCACTGA
- the LOC103439900 gene encoding acyl-CoA-binding domain-containing protein 1-like isoform X1, whose amino-acid sequence MGGEWQQLLQSIILGLIFSYLLAKLIAIVISFKEDNLSLTRARAAAPAPADTNPPPLKPEPRDDQLRSADLSSAAIEAESVVAEHGSVRNESSEADSDDDWEGVESTELDELFSAATAFVAAAAVDRQKVSSDAQLKLYGLYKIATEGPCSAPQPSALKMTARAKWQAWQKLGAMPPEDAMEKYIDIVTELYPNWAAGLTVKSRGGEGSASGNDSNGPMGPVFSTFVYEEESEKDLKMDAIHAFAREGEVDNLLKCIESGVSVDQKDSEGRTPLHWAVDRGHLNMTELLVSKNANVNEKDNERQTALHYAVLCDREGIAEFLVKQNADTSAKDNDGNSPCDVCESNWPWFQGAKEKSH is encoded by the exons ATGGGCGGAGAGTGGCAGCAGCTCCTCCAATCGATAATCCTCGGCCTCATTTTCTCCTACCTCCTCGCCAAGCTCATCGCCATAGTCATCTCCTTCAAGGAAGACAATCTCAGCCTCACTCGCGCTCGAGCTGCCGCCCCCGCCCCCGCCGACACCAATCCGCCGCCGCTCAAACCCGAGCCCCGCGACGACCAGCTTCGCTCCGCCGATTTGAGCTCCGCGGCAATCGAGGCCGAATCGGTCGTCGCCGAGCACGGCAGCGTCAGGAACGAGAGCAGCGAAGCTGACAGTGACGATGACTGGGAAGGCGTGGAGAGTACGGAATTGGACGAGCTGTTCAGCGCGGCGACGGCGTTTGTCGCGGCGGCTGCGGTGGATCGGCAGAAGGTGTCGAGTGATGCGCAGTTGAAGCTTTATGGGCTTTACAAGATTGCTACTGAGGGACCCTGCAGCGCCCCGCAGCCATCTGCTTTGAAAATGACTGCTCGCGCCAAATG GCAAGCTTGGCAGAAATTGGGTGCTATGCCTCCTGAAGATGCTATGGAGAAGTACATTGATATTGTCACAGAGCTTTATCCTAATTGGGCAGCAGGTTTGACTGTG AAGAGCAGAGGTGGAGAAGGTAGTGCATCTGGTAATGATTCTAATGGACCAATGGGACCGGTTTTCAGCACCTTTGTTTACGAGGAAGAATCTGAAAAGGATTT AAAGATGGATGCTATTCATGCCTTTGCCAGAGAAGGAGAAGTGGATAATTTGCTTAAATGCATTGAAAGTGGCGTTTCAGTGGATCAGAAAG ATAGTGAGGGAAGGACCCCATTGCATTGGGCTGTGGATCGTGGTCACCTGAACATGACAGAGCTGCTAGTTAGCAAGAATGCCAATGTTAATGAAAAG GACAATGAGAGGCAAACCGCATTGCATTACGCTGTTTTGTGTGACAGAGAAGGCATTGCTGAATTTCTTGTGAAGCAAAATGCAGACACAAGTGCAAAGGACAACGATGGCAACTCTCCCTGTGATGTCTGTGAGTCAAACTGGCCTTGGTTTCAGGGTGCAAAGGAGAAGAGTCACTGA
- the LOC103439899 gene encoding glucan endo-1,3-beta-glucosidase, translated as MGNFALNFASSRRCILLLLVSIFVQGGEGSIGVNYGTMASDLPPPAKVAHFLLESTIINRVRLFDTNPDILRAFAHTGIAVTITIPNDQIPHLTKIRSAQQWLKTNVQPHIPATNIVRILVGNEVLSTTNKLFITGLVPAMQALHNALVDASWDRQIKVSTPHSLGILSSSTPPSSGKFRQGYDIHVLKPLLTFLQSTNSPFMVNPYPYFGYSPETLDFALFRPNPGVLDGNTKMLYTNMLDAQLDAVFSAMKLVGFEDLEIVIAETGWPSQGDPAQVGVDAQSAEDYNRNLIQHVTSGYGTPLMPNRTFETFVFSLFNENLKPGPTPERNFGLFRPDMTPTYNVGVLRHTASSTTPKNSGPGPVPVLAPASPPQSRGGKLWCLPKKGADPEALQKNIDYVCGLGLNCGPIKQGGLCFMPNTVRAHAAYAMNVYFQAMGRKDSDCDFEQTGATTAVDPSYGKCKY; from the exons ATGGGAAATTTTGCTCTCAATTTTGCATCGTCTAGAAGATGCATTTTGCTCCTTCTCGTCTCAATCTTCGTTCAAG GAGGGGAAGGATCTATAGGAGTGAACTATGGCACGATGGCGAGTGACCTTCCTCCGCCGGCCAAAGTCGCCCACTTCCTTCTGGAATCCACCATTATCAACCGTGTTAGGCTCTTTGACACCAACCCCGACATACTCCGAGCCTTTGCTCACACCGGCATCGCCGTCACAATTACCATCCCAAATGACCAAATCCCCCACCTCACCAAGATACGCTCCGCCCAACAGTGGCTTAAAACCAACGTCCAGCCTCATATCCCAGCCACCAACATTGTCCGAATTTTAGTAGGCAACGAAGTATTATCCACCACGAACAAGTTGTTCATTACTGGCCTTGTCCCTGCCATGCAAGCCCTCCACAATGCCCTAGTAGATGCGTCCTGGGACCGCCAAATTAAGGTCTCTACCCCACACTCTCTAGGCATTCTCTCCAGCTCAACCCCACCTTCCTCCGGCAAATTTAGACAAGGCTACGACATCCATGTCCTTAAACCTTTGCTCACTTTCTTGCAATCCACCAATTCTCCTTTCATGGTGAACCCGTATCCGTATTTCGGATACTCCCCCGAAACGCTTGATTTCGCGCTTTTCCGGCCAAATCCCGGTGTGCTTGATGGGAATACTAAAATGCTATACACCAACATGTTGGATGCACAATTAGATGCTGTTTTTTCAGCTATGAAACTTGTGGGCTTTGAGGACCTTGAGATTGTTATTGCCGAAACAGGTTGGCCCTCTCAGGGTGATCCGGCCCAAGTTGGGGTTGACGCACAGAGTGCTGAGGATTACAATCGAAATCTCATTCAACACGTGACATCAGGTTATGGCACCCCGTTAATGCCAAACCGAACTTTTGAGACTTTCGTATTTTCCTTGTTCAATGAAAATCTCAAGCCCGGCCCAACACCAGAgaggaattttgggctttttcGACCCGACATGACGCCGACCTACAACGTCGGAGTCCTTCGGCACACG GCTAGTTCGACTACACCTAAGAACTCAGGCCCAGGCCCAGTCCCAGTGTTGGCACCGGCGAGCCCGCCGCAATCACGCGGCGGTAAATTATGGTGCTTGCCCAAGAAAGGGGCCGACCCGGAGGCACTGCAGAAGAATATTGATTATGTTTGTGGGCTGGGATTGAATTGTGGGCCAATCAAACAAGGTGGGCTGTGCTTTATGCCCAACACAGTTAGAGCCCATGCCGCGTATGCCATGAATGTCTACTTTCAAGCAATGGGAAGGAAGGATTCTGATTGTGATTTTGAACAGACTGGCGCCACCACTGCCGTCGATCCAA GCTATGGAAAGTGCAAGTATTGA